In a single window of the Pseudomonas sp. B21-015 genome:
- a CDS encoding spermidine synthase, whose translation MKRFVLLDTTPIPENGGALCLFEYGEDFVIKIQGGDGGQLMNTRMHGSEDALAEIPCRKVAGRPNSRVLIGGLGMGFTLASALKHLGKTAEVVVAELVPGVVEWNRGPLGEKAGNPLLDPRTVIRMEDVAKVLQAEPQGFDAIMLDVDNGPEGLTQKANSWLYSAGGLSACAKALRPKGVLAVWSASADRQFSDKLKKAGFKAEEVQVFAHGNKGTRHTIWIAEKLKG comes from the coding sequence ATGAAACGTTTCGTTCTGCTCGACACCACCCCCATTCCTGAAAACGGCGGTGCCCTGTGCCTGTTCGAATACGGCGAGGACTTCGTTATCAAGATACAGGGCGGCGACGGCGGGCAGTTGATGAACACCCGCATGCACGGCTCTGAAGATGCCCTGGCCGAAATCCCCTGCCGCAAGGTCGCCGGCCGGCCGAATTCGCGGGTATTGATCGGTGGCCTGGGCATGGGCTTCACCCTCGCCTCGGCGCTCAAGCATTTGGGCAAGACCGCTGAAGTGGTGGTCGCCGAACTGGTGCCCGGCGTGGTGGAGTGGAATCGCGGGCCGCTGGGCGAGAAAGCCGGCAACCCGCTGCTCGACCCGCGCACGGTGATCCGCATGGAAGACGTGGCCAAGGTGCTGCAAGCCGAGCCGCAAGGTTTCGATGCGATCATGCTCGACGTCGACAACGGCCCCGAAGGTTTGACCCAGAAGGCCAACAGCTGGCTCTACTCCGCTGGCGGCCTGAGCGCGTGTGCCAAGGCCCTGCGGCCAAAAGGCGTGCTGGCGGTGTGGTCGGCCAGCGCCGACCGGCAGTTTTCCGACAAGCTGAAAAAGGCCGGTTTCAAGGCCGAGGAAGTGCAAGTCTTCGCCCACGGCAACAAGGGCACCCGCCACACCATCTGGATTGCCGAGAAGCTCAAGGGCTGA
- a CDS encoding DUF2892 domain-containing protein — protein sequence MSDLKRVERIESTPFQTHSDQNVQGWERIGSVAGGVVMVGKGLRRGGVFGLIQVAIGGVALARGITGHSSAKSFLEKSRQDMNNVRARIERAGDELSRMRANAEAATRTATVTGNDSLDSPKAGV from the coding sequence ATGAGCGACCTCAAGCGCGTAGAGCGTATCGAATCCACCCCGTTCCAGACTCATTCCGACCAGAACGTCCAGGGTTGGGAGCGCATCGGTTCTGTGGCCGGCGGTGTGGTGATGGTCGGCAAGGGCCTGCGTCGCGGTGGCGTGTTCGGGTTGATTCAAGTGGCGATCGGCGGCGTGGCCCTGGCCCGAGGTATCACCGGGCACAGTTCGGCGAAAAGTTTTCTGGAAAAAAGCCGTCAGGACATGAATAACGTTCGGGCGAGGATTGAGCGTGCCGGGGATGAGCTGAGCCGCATGAGAGCCAATGCCGAAGCGGCAACCCGCACGGCGACCGTGACGGGTAATGATTCGTTGGACTCGCCGAAGGCCGGGGTCTGA
- a CDS encoding RNA methyltransferase: MADKRYSCIGLYNPKSPENVGSVMRAAGCYGVASVFYTGKRYERAADFVTDTKKVHYDIPLIGIDDLKKILPLGCVPVAVELVDGARSLPEYTHPDRALYIFGPEDGSLDKEIRDWCEDVVYIPTTGCMNLAATVNVVLYDRMAKGNNTRSGPKFR, from the coding sequence GTGGCAGACAAACGGTACAGCTGCATTGGTTTGTATAACCCCAAATCACCGGAGAACGTCGGTTCGGTGATGCGCGCCGCCGGTTGTTATGGCGTGGCGTCAGTGTTCTACACCGGCAAGCGCTATGAGCGCGCCGCCGATTTCGTCACCGACACCAAGAAAGTCCACTACGACATTCCGCTGATCGGCATCGACGACCTGAAGAAAATCCTGCCGCTGGGCTGTGTACCAGTCGCCGTGGAACTGGTCGACGGCGCCCGCTCGCTGCCGGAATACACTCACCCGGATCGCGCCCTCTACATCTTCGGCCCCGAAGACGGCTCGCTGGATAAAGAGATCCGCGACTGGTGCGAAGACGTGGTCTACATCCCGACCACCGGCTGCATGAACCTGGCGGCCACCGTCAACGTTGTGCTGTACGACCGCATGGCCAAGGGCAACAACACCCGCTCGGGGCCGAAATTCCGTTGA
- a CDS encoding YajD family HNH nuclease, producing the protein MSSSTPTNTSKLDRILADNQRDKEMGYRDKALKMYPHVCGRCAREFSGKRLSELTVHHRDHNHDNNPQDGSNWELLCLYCHDNEHSRYTDQQYFGEGSLSTPKIAKATHNPFAALAGLMKKED; encoded by the coding sequence ATGAGTTCGTCCACCCCAACCAACACATCGAAGCTGGACCGCATCCTCGCCGACAACCAGCGCGACAAGGAAATGGGTTACCGCGACAAGGCCCTGAAGATGTACCCGCACGTGTGCGGCCGCTGCGCCCGTGAGTTCTCCGGCAAACGCCTGAGCGAACTGACCGTGCACCACCGCGACCACAACCATGACAACAACCCTCAGGACGGTTCGAACTGGGAACTGTTGTGCCTGTATTGCCATGACAACGAACATTCGCGCTATACCGATCAGCAGTATTTTGGCGAGGGCTCGCTGAGTACGCCGAAGATTGCCAAGGCGACGCATAACCCGTTTGCGGCGTTGGCGGGGCTGATGAAAAAAGAAGACTGA
- a CDS encoding cyclic nucleotide-binding domain-containing protein, with the protein MSEPTLLNKEIRDWLMDCGLFDQLLPADFVAASGYFSISTIAEGEEIFHEGDAGSFMCIIHTGQVAVQKTNSDGQRVTMATLRSGRAFGEMAVLDGERRSASCVAASNCQLLNLGKDSLEKMLNDAPKIAAKIIRALAVSLSKRLRMADGQLLLQQV; encoded by the coding sequence ATGTCAGAACCGACCTTACTGAACAAAGAAATTCGCGACTGGCTGATGGACTGCGGCCTGTTCGATCAACTGCTGCCGGCAGACTTCGTGGCGGCTTCGGGCTACTTCAGCATCAGTACCATCGCCGAAGGCGAAGAGATTTTCCATGAGGGTGATGCCGGCAGTTTCATGTGCATCATCCACACTGGTCAGGTTGCGGTGCAGAAGACCAACAGCGACGGGCAACGGGTCACCATGGCCACCTTGCGCAGCGGTCGGGCGTTCGGCGAAATGGCCGTGCTCGATGGCGAACGGCGTTCGGCCAGTTGCGTGGCCGCGAGCAATTGCCAGTTGCTCAACCTGGGCAAGGACTCCCTGGAGAAGATGCTCAATGACGCGCCGAAAATCGCCGCCAAGATCATCCGCGCCCTCGCCGTCTCCCTCTCCAAACGCTTGCGCATGGCCGACGGGCAATTACTCTTGCAGCAAGTTTAA
- a CDS encoding YcgN family cysteine cluster protein — protein sequence MAAKVEPFWIRKTLDQLDQEEWESLCDGCGLCCLQKLEDEDDNAVYYTRIACKLLDLKTCQCTDYPNRRDFVPDCIQLTPGKADEFKWLPPTCGYRLVSEGKDLPLWHHLVCGDRDAVHHERISQSGRMLAEGSVAEDDWEDHLIFRAG from the coding sequence ATGGCCGCCAAAGTCGAACCGTTCTGGATACGCAAAACCCTCGATCAACTCGATCAAGAGGAATGGGAATCGCTGTGCGACGGCTGTGGCCTGTGCTGCCTGCAAAAGCTCGAGGATGAAGACGACAACGCCGTCTACTACACGCGTATCGCCTGCAAACTGCTGGACCTCAAAACCTGCCAGTGCACCGATTACCCCAACCGCCGCGACTTTGTGCCCGATTGCATCCAGCTCACGCCGGGCAAGGCCGATGAGTTCAAATGGCTGCCGCCGACCTGCGGTTATCGACTGGTCAGTGAAGGCAAGGACCTGCCGCTCTGGCATCACCTGGTGTGCGGTGATCGTGATGCGGTGCATCACGAACGTATTTCCCAGTCCGGGCGCATGCTCGCCGAAGGCAGCGTGGCTGAAGACGATTGGGAAGACCATCTGATTTTCCGCGCGGGTTAA
- a CDS encoding S9 family peptidase, translating into MPLSANVTCAPIAHKADGSDPYAWLQERDTGAVLDYLKAENSYQEAQTADQAGLRETLFEEIKGRILETDLSLPSPWGPYLYYTRTTAGDEYARHYRCPRPTDGSLHIDESQELLLLDPNVLAKGGFFSLGAFSISPDHQRLAYSIDSSGEEIYTLFVKELSNGRVSELEFQDCDGSMTWANDSLTLFFGELDETHRPHKLFRYRLDGTAAEEVFHEPDGRFFLHCYRSSSERQLLLSLGSKTTSEVWALDASLPHQAFTCLAPRVEEHEYDVDHGKLDGEWTWLIRTNRDGINFALYQAVDTGVAPTEADWQNLIPHSDTVMIDGMSLNAEAMTLSLREGGLPIIEVHPQDLVPYRVQLPDAAYSLHVQNSLEFVSDRIRLRYEALNRPAQIRQLTLTSGEQKVLKETPVLGPFDADAYVSQRLWATAPDGTQVPISLVVKREFLGKPTPLYLYGYGAYGESLDPWFSHARLSLLDRGMAFAIAHVRGGGELGEAWYRAGKQEHKHNTFSDFIACAEHLITHGFTTSSQLVISGGSAGGLLIGAVLNQRPELFGAAIAEVPFVDVLNTMLDPELPLTVTEYDEWGNPQESDVYERIKAYAPYENVTAQAYPATLVIAGYNDSRVQYWEAAKWVAKLRATKTDTHPLLLKTELGAGHGGMSGRYQGLRDVALEYAFVLKVLGIA; encoded by the coding sequence ATGCCCTTATCCGCCAACGTCACCTGCGCCCCGATTGCCCACAAGGCCGACGGTTCTGACCCGTATGCCTGGCTGCAGGAGCGCGACACCGGCGCGGTGCTCGATTATCTGAAAGCTGAAAACAGCTATCAAGAGGCGCAAACCGCCGATCAGGCCGGGCTGCGTGAAACCCTGTTCGAAGAGATCAAGGGGCGGATTCTCGAAACCGATCTGTCGCTCCCCTCGCCGTGGGGCCCGTATCTGTATTACACCCGCACCACCGCAGGCGATGAATACGCCCGCCACTACCGCTGCCCGCGTCCGACCGACGGCAGCCTGCATATCGACGAAAGCCAGGAGCTATTGCTGCTTGATCCTAACGTGCTGGCCAAGGGCGGTTTCTTTTCCCTGGGCGCGTTCAGCATCAGCCCGGACCACCAGCGTCTGGCCTACAGCATCGATTCCAGTGGCGAGGAGATCTACACGCTGTTCGTGAAGGAATTGTCCAACGGCCGCGTCAGCGAACTGGAATTCCAGGACTGCGATGGCAGCATGACCTGGGCCAACGACAGCCTGACGCTGTTTTTCGGCGAACTCGACGAGACCCATCGCCCGCACAAACTGTTCCGCTATCGGCTGGACGGCACCGCGGCCGAAGAAGTGTTCCATGAGCCCGACGGCCGATTTTTCCTGCACTGCTACCGCTCCAGCTCCGAACGGCAATTGTTGCTGTCGCTGGGCAGCAAGACCACCAGCGAAGTCTGGGCACTCGACGCCTCGCTGCCGCATCAGGCCTTTACTTGCCTGGCGCCGAGGGTCGAAGAACATGAGTACGATGTCGACCACGGCAAACTCGATGGCGAGTGGACGTGGCTGATCCGCACCAACCGTGACGGTATCAACTTCGCCCTGTACCAGGCCGTCGATACCGGTGTCGCGCCGACCGAAGCCGACTGGCAGAACCTGATTCCCCACAGCGACACGGTGATGATCGACGGCATGAGCCTGAACGCCGAGGCCATGACCCTGAGCCTGCGTGAAGGTGGCCTGCCGATCATCGAAGTCCACCCACAGGACTTGGTACCGTATCGCGTGCAATTGCCGGACGCGGCCTACAGTCTGCATGTGCAAAACAGCCTGGAATTTGTCAGCGACAGGATCCGTCTGCGCTACGAAGCACTGAACCGTCCGGCGCAGATCCGCCAACTGACTCTGACCTCCGGCGAGCAGAAAGTCCTCAAGGAAACCCCGGTACTCGGCCCGTTCGACGCCGATGCTTACGTCAGCCAGCGGCTTTGGGCGACGGCACCGGACGGTACGCAAGTGCCGATCAGCCTTGTAGTCAAACGCGAATTCCTAGGTAAGCCGACGCCGCTTTATCTGTACGGCTATGGCGCCTATGGCGAAAGCCTCGACCCATGGTTCTCCCATGCCCGCCTGAGTCTGCTGGATCGCGGCATGGCGTTTGCCATCGCTCACGTACGCGGTGGCGGCGAGCTGGGTGAAGCCTGGTATCGCGCCGGCAAGCAGGAACACAAGCACAACACCTTCAGCGACTTCATCGCCTGCGCCGAACACCTGATCACCCACGGTTTCACCACCTCATCGCAGCTGGTGATCAGCGGTGGCAGCGCCGGTGGTTTGCTGATTGGCGCGGTGCTTAACCAACGGCCAGAGCTGTTTGGCGCGGCGATTGCGGAAGTGCCGTTCGTCGACGTGCTCAACACCATGCTCGACCCGGAGCTGCCGCTGACCGTCACCGAATACGACGAGTGGGGCAACCCGCAAGAGTCGGACGTCTATGAGCGGATCAAGGCCTACGCCCCGTACGAAAACGTCACCGCGCAAGCGTATCCGGCGACGCTGGTGATCGCCGGCTATAACGACAGCCGCGTGCAGTACTGGGAAGCGGCCAAGTGGGTGGCAAAATTGCGGGCGACCAAAACCGACACCCATCCCCTGCTGCTCAAGACTGAACTGGGCGCCGGGCATGGCGGGATGAGCGGTCGTTATCAGGGATTACGTGACGTAGCCCTCGAATACGCATTTGTTTTGAAGGTTTTGGGCATTGCCTGA